From a single Deltaproteobacteria bacterium genomic region:
- a CDS encoding Crp/Fnr family transcriptional regulator: protein MILDERLFRRFGRLYPKGTYIFREGDASTEMYYILSGKALVLKRVGRVTKVLAEMGPGECFGEMATLISDRRTASVRVLEDSNIAVIQAETFRSLLRESEEVSLLMLKELAERLKQTNLALEETAQARFRLGIVLYLMEEWPLPPDREPISELAGAIGKDPEEIRSVLEGLAEQGILEMRDGSITEFKKERVRPLIRIG from the coding sequence ATGATCCTGGACGAGCGCTTGTTCCGTCGTTTTGGAAGGCTGTATCCCAAAGGCACTTATATTTTCAGGGAGGGCGATGCCTCAACGGAAATGTATTACATCCTTTCCGGGAAGGCGCTGGTCTTGAAGCGGGTCGGCCGGGTCACAAAAGTACTGGCGGAGATGGGACCGGGGGAATGCTTCGGCGAGATGGCGACATTGATCAGCGACAGGCGGACCGCCTCGGTCCGTGTACTGGAGGACAGCAACATTGCCGTGATCCAGGCCGAGACGTTTCGGAGTCTTCTTCGGGAGAGCGAAGAGGTCTCCCTGCTGATGCTGAAGGAATTGGCCGAAAGGCTCAAACAGACGAACCTGGCTCTCGAGGAGACCGCCCAAGCCCGATTCAGGCTCGGGATCGTTCTGTATCTCATGGAAGAGTGGCCCCTACCGCCGGATCGAGAACCCATAAGTGAGCTGGCGGGAGCTATTGGAAAAGATCCGGAGGAAATACGAAGCGTTCTCGAGGGATTGGCGGAACAGGGCATTCTTGAAATGCGGGACGGCTCCATAACGGAATTCAAAAAAGAACGGGTACGCCCGCTCATTCGGATAGGATGA
- a CDS encoding tetratricopeptide repeat protein, with protein sequence MRRWKTAIAVSAVSLLLAACGSGPQPLPPRLEEAATYAEKGLAAFRNGCIDEAEGLFLASLEVNRSLDDRERTGQDLNRLSVLYAAQGRTEEALKSLDQAEYINKRGNHVSALFANLLNRGRIYIKTRQWEAAVKALEEARLLSPLTDEELSSWYALKGYWHLEQGRIDDAIRELEEAEKRSRPEVSPRASAALELHMARAFQATGRLEDALERAQRALELDKKVAYAPGIGEDLVLLSLLAEQSGRLDQAADFAERAFYVHYYLGHEDKVRELLNTLERLKDDSRVKRLDVYLKKGEREGFRAYCP encoded by the coding sequence GTGAGGCGATGGAAGACAGCTATCGCCGTGTCGGCCGTCAGCCTGTTGTTGGCCGCTTGCGGGAGCGGGCCGCAGCCCCTGCCCCCCCGTCTCGAGGAAGCGGCAACCTATGCGGAAAAGGGATTAGCCGCTTTTCGAAACGGGTGCATCGATGAAGCCGAAGGCCTCTTTTTGGCCTCTCTGGAGGTTAATCGCTCATTGGATGACCGTGAGAGGACAGGGCAGGATCTGAACCGTCTGTCGGTGTTGTACGCCGCCCAGGGGCGCACCGAGGAAGCCCTTAAGTCACTGGACCAGGCCGAGTACATCAACAAAAGGGGGAACCACGTTTCGGCGCTGTTTGCGAATCTCTTGAACCGGGGTCGGATTTACATCAAGACCCGCCAGTGGGAAGCGGCCGTGAAGGCGCTGGAGGAAGCCCGTCTATTGAGCCCCCTCACAGACGAAGAACTCTCCTCGTGGTACGCGCTCAAAGGCTACTGGCATCTGGAACAAGGTCGGATCGACGATGCGATTCGCGAACTCGAGGAAGCGGAGAAACGCTCACGCCCGGAGGTGTCGCCGAGAGCGTCCGCCGCTTTGGAACTCCATATGGCCCGGGCCTTCCAAGCCACGGGTCGCCTCGAAGACGCGTTGGAACGTGCGCAACGCGCTCTCGAACTTGACAAAAAGGTCGCCTACGCCCCCGGCATCGGTGAAGACCTGGTGCTGTTGTCTCTTCTCGCCGAGCAGTCGGGCAGGCTCGATCAGGCGGCGGATTTCGCCGAACGCGCCTTCTATGTTCACTACTACCTGGGGCACGAAGACAAAGTTCGCGAATTGCTGAATACGCTCGAGCGCCTGAAGGACGACTCTCGAGTGAAGCGATTGGATGTCTATTTGAAGAAGGGTGAACGCGAAGGGTTTCGGGCCTACTGTCCCTGA
- a CDS encoding SH3 domain-containing protein, producing MASFAPRSLSLVASLFFSILMVTSAVAETQMFKAYGRVENLEVNRWTRKGYLKVYVFESSRTTNFTVGFKTEYQPDRPQNGDTVEIVYFKKSGQLVAREVKVRSDYTPPPPSAAREQSSPPPASERASLGPVLTADRPMSGTVKVTSNSSNTRSGPGTQYGIVQIVYRGTELSIEGATGDWYLVALPDGQRSWVHNSLVSGAGSSEPEPEAKPEMSTKSIPKEEQVTIGVLEFQSLNEEAKKDQLGRMISEIFTTSLVDSRAFKIIEREQLDKVVRELELKQTGMVETAAQAGKLLGANAVITGSVMKIGNILRIDARIIDTTSALVISAETNTGGYDLVEIGRMADKIVRELVQGYYFEGKS from the coding sequence ATGGCTTCATTTGCTCCACGGTCTTTGAGTCTTGTTGCGTCTTTATTTTTTTCCATACTCATGGTTACCTCAGCGGTAGCCGAAACCCAGATGTTCAAAGCTTACGGGCGTGTCGAGAATCTCGAGGTAAATCGCTGGACACGGAAAGGGTACCTGAAGGTCTACGTTTTCGAGTCAAGCAGGACCACCAATTTCACCGTTGGCTTCAAGACCGAATACCAGCCGGACAGACCCCAAAACGGAGACACCGTCGAAATCGTCTATTTCAAGAAAAGCGGACAACTGGTCGCGCGTGAGGTGAAAGTTCGAAGCGATTATACGCCTCCACCTCCTTCCGCGGCAAGAGAGCAGAGTTCTCCACCGCCTGCATCCGAACGGGCCTCTTTGGGACCCGTTCTCACTGCGGACCGGCCTATGAGCGGCACCGTGAAGGTCACCTCGAACTCATCGAATACCCGATCGGGACCCGGAACGCAGTATGGGATCGTACAGATCGTCTACAGGGGTACGGAATTGTCGATCGAGGGCGCCACGGGCGACTGGTACCTGGTAGCTTTGCCGGACGGACAGCGCTCGTGGGTTCACAATTCCCTGGTCAGCGGCGCAGGGTCTTCAGAGCCTGAGCCTGAGGCTAAGCCTGAGATGAGCACGAAGTCCATTCCCAAAGAGGAACAGGTGACCATTGGGGTCCTGGAATTCCAGAGTTTGAATGAAGAGGCCAAGAAGGACCAGTTGGGCAGAATGATTTCGGAGATATTCACCACCTCGCTGGTAGATTCACGGGCGTTCAAGATTATCGAGCGCGAACAGTTGGACAAAGTGGTTCGGGAGCTCGAACTCAAGCAAACAGGGATGGTCGAGACGGCAGCCCAGGCTGGAAAGCTTCTCGGCGCCAATGCGGTGATTACCGGAAGCGTGATGAAAATCGGCAACATCCTTCGTATCGACGCCCGCATCATCGATACGACTTCAGCCCTGGTGATCAGTGCGGAAACCAACACCGGGGGCTACGACCTTGTGGAAATAGGACGGATGGCAGACAAAATCGTTCGTGAATTGGTGCAAGGATACTATTTCGAGGGCAAAAGCTGA
- a CDS encoding MCE family protein, with product MKYRFLDQIVGAFLVFILILVVVSVVTIGRGKAWFKRYDTYYAVFKEGYGLQPGSKVKMLEIEVGRVKSIDIDESNQVRLTLKIVEEVGPKIKTDSLLAVEGTPILGSSYLSLTPGTPSGNVLPIQSRIPSEDKKSLQDYLDYLSSLALEEKFATLTRILADISEITHQLKDPDGPLFGLLSEVRSTVSGLRNGEGTAGKLLKDDRLYLSINERIEEVKPVLSNFDRTSQRLVTVSAQVERMLADLEETASSLPQIMANVDATTKALPLLIQEVRDTVAEVSPVLRGARGTLKDTEAVVKSLKNNRLIRMNLPAQEVERPMELDLRGVEP from the coding sequence GTGAAGTACAGGTTTCTGGATCAGATTGTCGGCGCATTCCTGGTCTTTATCCTGATTCTCGTGGTCGTCTCCGTAGTGACCATAGGGAGAGGGAAAGCGTGGTTCAAACGGTACGATACCTACTACGCTGTTTTCAAAGAAGGATACGGTCTCCAGCCTGGTTCTAAAGTGAAGATGCTTGAAATCGAAGTAGGCAGGGTGAAGTCCATAGACATTGATGAGTCCAATCAAGTTCGGCTCACCCTGAAGATTGTGGAGGAGGTGGGACCCAAGATCAAGACCGACTCCCTTTTAGCGGTGGAAGGCACTCCCATACTAGGCAGCTCGTATCTATCGCTCACACCGGGAACGCCGTCCGGCAACGTACTACCCATACAAAGCCGTATTCCTTCCGAAGACAAAAAATCCCTCCAGGACTATCTCGACTACCTGAGTTCTTTGGCGTTGGAAGAAAAATTCGCCACGCTCACGAGAATTCTCGCGGACATTTCCGAGATCACCCATCAATTAAAGGACCCCGACGGCCCCCTGTTCGGCCTTCTCAGCGAAGTCAGATCGACCGTGTCCGGACTTAGGAATGGCGAGGGAACGGCCGGCAAACTCCTTAAGGACGACCGGCTGTACTTGAGCATCAACGAGCGGATCGAGGAGGTCAAGCCCGTTCTGTCCAACTTCGACCGGACATCCCAACGCCTGGTGACCGTGTCCGCACAGGTCGAGAGAATGCTGGCCGACCTCGAAGAAACAGCGAGCAGCCTCCCGCAGATCATGGCTAATGTGGACGCCACAACAAAGGCCCTCCCTCTTCTGATTCAGGAGGTCCGTGACACCGTGGCCGAAGTGTCGCCTGTGCTGCGCGGAGCCCGAGGAACGCTCAAGGATACCGAAGCCGTAGTGAAATCCCTGAAAAACAACCGGCTGATTCGAATGAATTTACCGGCGCAGGAAGTGGAGCGACCGATGGAACTGGACCTTAGAGGAGTTGAACCGTGA
- a CDS encoding adenylosuccinate lyase: MTEQLFKKHRFKCVSPLDYRYYGGDDTIFDRLSPYLSEEANICYIFKVERALARSLSKRGLAPAELPGKIDLVTKEIDPEEVYEEDKRVHHYLKAAVNVLKAHLPESMREYIHLGATSFDVVDTANAARLRDCYLDAVRPAALAFETALIVLARKQKDTVQVGRTHGRFASPVTFGYFIAGYVDRFGKSVLKMDDAALNLAGKFSGAVGSYNALSLMVDDPAEVEREVLGDLGLEPAMHSTQIVQPEYAAYFGCSVAVSFGVLANLADDLRHLHRSEINEVYEPFGAAQVGSSTMPHKRNPWNLEHVKSQYKAFMPRVVTILLDQISEHQRDLTNSASGRYMPEMLVGYFDALSRMIWVVDGLDVNLSAIEKNLEAAMMEISSEPLYISLSLAGLDDAHEWVRKASHGRSPNETVFQTLERNEELREYFKKAPSKALEAARDPRTYTGLAKSRTADICDAWEKRMLSECGEGES, from the coding sequence ATGACGGAACAGTTGTTCAAGAAGCATCGCTTCAAATGTGTATCTCCGTTGGATTATCGCTACTACGGCGGAGACGATACGATTTTTGACCGGCTTTCGCCGTATCTGTCGGAAGAAGCCAACATTTGTTACATCTTCAAAGTGGAACGCGCTCTGGCGCGATCCCTATCCAAGCGGGGTCTTGCGCCTGCGGAACTCCCGGGTAAAATCGACTTGGTTACGAAGGAAATCGATCCTGAGGAGGTCTACGAGGAGGATAAACGAGTTCATCATTACCTGAAAGCCGCGGTCAATGTGTTGAAAGCGCATCTTCCGGAATCGATGAGAGAGTATATACACTTGGGCGCCACGTCCTTCGACGTAGTGGATACCGCCAATGCGGCCAGATTGCGCGACTGCTACCTGGACGCCGTTCGGCCTGCGGCGCTCGCGTTCGAAACTGCTTTGATCGTTTTGGCCCGTAAACAAAAGGATACGGTTCAAGTTGGACGGACGCACGGCCGATTTGCTTCTCCCGTGACGTTCGGGTACTTCATTGCAGGGTACGTCGATCGTTTTGGCAAGAGTGTTCTAAAGATGGATGACGCGGCCCTGAATCTCGCGGGCAAGTTCTCCGGAGCTGTCGGTTCCTACAATGCCTTGTCACTTATGGTGGACGATCCGGCGGAAGTGGAGCGGGAAGTTCTGGGCGACCTGGGATTGGAACCCGCCATGCATTCCACTCAAATCGTGCAGCCCGAATACGCCGCGTACTTCGGCTGCTCAGTGGCGGTTTCGTTTGGAGTTCTGGCCAATCTGGCGGACGATCTGCGGCATTTGCACCGCTCGGAAATCAACGAAGTCTACGAACCGTTCGGGGCGGCTCAGGTGGGCTCGTCGACCATGCCGCACAAAAGAAACCCATGGAATCTCGAGCACGTCAAAAGCCAGTACAAAGCCTTCATGCCGAGGGTCGTAACCATCCTGTTGGATCAGATCTCCGAGCATCAGAGGGACCTCACCAACAGCGCATCCGGCCGTTATATGCCCGAGATGCTGGTGGGATACTTTGATGCGCTGTCCAGGATGATCTGGGTTGTGGACGGACTGGACGTAAACCTTTCCGCCATCGAGAAGAACCTCGAAGCGGCCATGATGGAGATCAGCTCCGAACCTCTGTACATTTCCCTGTCTTTGGCCGGACTGGATGACGCACATGAATGGGTGCGGAAGGCGAGTCACGGACGAAGTCCGAACGAAACCGTTTTCCAGACGCTCGAACGCAACGAGGAGCTTCGAGAATACTTTAAGAAAGCTCCGAGCAAAGCGCTGGAAGCGGCTCGTGACCCAAGAACCTACACCGGACTGGCTAAGTCTCGCACGGCGGACATTTGCGATGCGTGGGAAAAACGCATGTTAAGCGAATGCGGCGAAGGAGAATCGTAA
- a CDS encoding ABC transporter permease: MSDRIMNFFGFFGHSVGRALSNTLNGFAFFYDCWRTAFQYRRTGTRVIRKIIRQQIYFTAVQSVTILGFLAVLLGGLIVIQGFENLARVGGAELLNSFLVIIIIREIGPIMTAFFVILRSGVAITVETGYMSVLKEIEALSSDGIHPLHYLAVPRLIGMTVSVLCLFIYFDICAMIGGYFFGWLLADIPFSNMVNTLPAAVGGTDLLAGLVKGLGFGLIIASVSLNLGLQATTGVTQIPPQTSKAAVYCLLLCFIWNLTITALLYMA; encoded by the coding sequence ATGTCCGATCGAATCATGAATTTTTTCGGCTTTTTCGGTCACTCTGTCGGCCGGGCTCTATCGAACACGTTGAACGGTTTTGCCTTTTTTTATGACTGCTGGCGTACGGCGTTCCAGTATCGGCGGACGGGAACGCGAGTGATCCGAAAGATCATTCGGCAGCAGATTTATTTTACCGCCGTTCAGTCCGTGACCATCCTGGGATTTCTCGCCGTGCTCCTGGGGGGCCTGATTGTCATCCAGGGCTTCGAGAATCTGGCAAGAGTCGGAGGCGCCGAACTACTGAACAGTTTCCTCGTCATCATCATCATCCGTGAAATCGGACCGATTATGACGGCGTTTTTTGTGATTCTCCGATCCGGTGTCGCCATTACCGTCGAAACGGGCTATATGTCCGTTTTGAAGGAAATCGAGGCGTTGTCGTCGGATGGAATTCACCCGCTGCACTATCTCGCCGTTCCACGCCTCATCGGAATGACCGTGTCGGTTTTGTGTCTGTTCATCTATTTTGACATCTGTGCTATGATCGGTGGATATTTCTTTGGTTGGCTTCTCGCCGATATCCCTTTTTCCAACATGGTCAATACATTGCCTGCCGCCGTCGGCGGCACGGATCTCCTGGCGGGGCTCGTCAAGGGCCTTGGATTTGGATTGATTATCGCCTCGGTGAGTCTTAACCTGGGACTGCAAGCTACAACCGGGGTTACTCAGATTCCTCCTCAAACCAGTAAGGCAGCGGTCTATTGCCTGTTGCTCTGTTTCATCTGGAACCTGACGATTACAGCTTTGCTTTATATGGCATGA
- a CDS encoding YihY/virulence factor BrkB family protein: MFANMVGAIRSSRNYRATFRSLLLSCASAWDVLINAVKNFQNNGDVNLAASIAFYAILSAIPLLIVTLLAAGIVFGSNPTIQAELFRVIHEFHPYFTGDLIGRLGEIEEKSKVLGWIGIIGLIWSSSLIFNSLQTALGIIFRSQRKQNYFVGKLLALSMIPIGWGIAIANVVITYTASILEHSSLVVEGGWLLRTIFHSGIFRYLLPYLVLVAFFTFVYKVIPTTKVPMTSALAGSALFSGLMEVTKHVFTWYISRSAKYNIVYGSLETVVVLVIWVFYVSLILLFCAELISSYQKRDLILLEKALIHSGGRK; this comes from the coding sequence TTGTTTGCCAACATGGTGGGCGCCATCAGATCTTCCCGAAATTACCGGGCCACGTTTCGTTCCCTGTTGCTCTCCTGCGCCTCGGCCTGGGATGTTCTGATCAATGCCGTCAAGAACTTTCAGAACAACGGCGATGTGAACCTGGCGGCTTCCATTGCTTTCTATGCCATACTATCCGCCATTCCGCTGCTCATCGTGACGCTGCTGGCCGCCGGGATCGTCTTCGGCTCGAACCCGACCATCCAGGCGGAACTCTTCCGCGTAATCCACGAATTCCATCCGTATTTCACCGGAGACCTGATAGGCCGACTGGGAGAAATCGAAGAAAAGAGCAAAGTGTTGGGCTGGATCGGAATCATCGGCTTGATCTGGTCCTCCTCCCTCATCTTCAATTCCCTGCAAACCGCCCTTGGAATCATTTTCCGTTCCCAGAGGAAACAGAACTACTTCGTAGGCAAATTGCTCGCCCTATCCATGATCCCCATCGGCTGGGGGATCGCGATTGCCAATGTGGTCATCACGTACACGGCTTCCATACTCGAACATTCTTCTCTTGTAGTCGAGGGTGGATGGCTCCTCCGGACGATTTTCCACAGCGGCATTTTTCGCTATTTGCTCCCCTACCTCGTGCTTGTGGCGTTCTTTACATTTGTATACAAAGTGATTCCTACGACCAAAGTCCCGATGACCAGCGCGCTTGCGGGCAGCGCACTCTTTTCGGGGCTGATGGAGGTTACGAAACATGTATTCACCTGGTACATCTCCAGGAGCGCCAAATACAACATCGTATACGGATCCTTGGAAACCGTGGTTGTCCTGGTGATCTGGGTGTTTTACGTATCGCTGATCCTTCTTTTCTGCGCCGAACTCATCTCCTCCTACCAGAAACGGGATCTCATTCTTCTGGAAAAAGCTCTGATCCACTCCGGAGGTCGCAAATGA